From Hyla sarda isolate aHylSar1 chromosome 5, aHylSar1.hap1, whole genome shotgun sequence, a single genomic window includes:
- the CNDP1 gene encoding beta-Ala-His dipeptidase isoform X1 gives MMQPTLLQRSLSMILILQLIMLPFGANASEKLVEDLFHYIDTHQDDFVQNLKDWLAVPSDSSDPQLREELIRMVQMTAERIRTLGAAVQLVDMGFETLHGGQTIQFPPAILAELGNDTNKATVCFYGHVDVQPAKKADGWKTDPYTLTEVNGNLYGRGATDNKGPVLAWIHAIDSYIALKKDIPVNLKFIIEGVEETGSPGLEELLKGNEAFFSDVDYIVISDNVWLSRKPALTYGTRGNAYFFVEVESGKKDLHSGTFGGIIHESMRDMVNLLASLVDTSGHILVPGIYDDVAPLTEEENKLYESIDFDLEEHKNNTEVNTFLYNTKEEILQHMWRYPSLSIHGIEGAFDGIGTKTVIPSKVIGKFSIRQVPNMHIPVVEKLVKKHLEDVFAKLKSPNKLTVSLEIGAMPWVANVDDLQYEAAKIAIRKVFGVTPDMIRDGSTIPLARIFQDLTKKKVMMLPIGGADDGEHSQNEKISRTNYIQGTKLFASFFLELSKLHEDLKTKSSPKKEKISQLIGS, from the exons ATCCTCATCCTTCAGCTCATCATGCTGCCGTTTGGAGCCAATGCTTCTGAAAAATTGGTAGAAGATCTTTTCCATTACATTGACACACACCAAGATGATTTCGTTCAG AATCTTAAAGACTGGTTGGCTGTTCCTAGTGATTCCAGTGATCCACAATTACGTGAAGAATTAATTAGAATGGTCCAAATGACTGCTGAAAGGATTCGCACTTTAGGGGCGGCTGTGCAGCTAGTAGACATGGGATTTGAGACT CTTCATGGTGGACAAACAATCCAGTTTCCTCCAGCAATTCTGGCTGAGTTGGGAAATGACACCAATAAGGCAACTGTTTGTTTTTACGGACATGTGGACGTTCAGCCTGCAAAGAAGGCAGATGGATGGAAGACTGATCCTTACACTTTGACTGAAGTTAATG GAAACTTGTATGGACGAGGAGCAACAGACAACAAAGGCCCTGTTCTAGCCTGGATACATGCTATAGACTCATATATAGCCCTGAAAAAG GATATCCCTGTAAATTTGAAGTTCATCATAGAAGGAGTAGAGGAAACAGGTTCTCCTGGTTTAGAGGAGCTACTTAAAGGAAATGAGGCGTTCTTTTCAGATGTCGACTATATCGTTATTTCTGATAATGTATGGCTTAGCCGGAAACCTGCACTTACATATGGAACAAGAGGAAATGCATATTTCTTTGTGGAG GTGGAAAGTGGAAAGAAGGATTTACATTCCGGGACTTTTGGAGGCATTATCCATGAATCAATGAGAGACATGGTAAATCTTTTAG CCAGCCTTGTAGATACATCTGGACACATCCTTGTCCCTGGGATTTATGATGATGTTGCCCCATTAACCGAAGAAGAGAATAAACTGTATGAAAGTATAGATTTTGATCTTGAAGAACACAAAAACAACACAGAAGTAAACACATTTTTATACAACACTAAG GAAGAGATTCTACAGCACATGTGGAGATACCCCAGCCTTTCCATCCATGGAATTGAAGGAGCATTTGATGGAATTGGGACCAAAACTGTCATACCTTCAAAAGTTATTGGAAAGTTTTCAATTCGACAAGTTCCAAATATGCATATTCCCGTAGTAGAAAAGCTG GTGAAGAAGCATCTGGAAGATGTATTTGCTAAATTAAAAAGCCCTAACAAGCTTACAGTGTCATTGGAAATTGGAGCAATGCCATGGGTGGCGAATGTGGATGATCTTCAGTATGAAGCAGCTAAAATTGCAATAAGAAAAG TGTTTggtgttacaccagatatgatcAGAGATGGCTCAACTATTCCACTGGCACGAATCTTTCAAGATCTGACTAAAAAGAAAGTAATGATGCTTCCTATCGGCGGTGCAGATGATGGAGAACACtcacaaaatgaaaaaataagcAG AACTAATTATATACAGGGGACCAAATTATTTGCATCATTTTTCTTGGAATTGTCAAAACTTCATGAAGATTTAAAGACAAAATCAAGTCCCAAGAAAGAAAAAATTTCTCAGCTTATTGGGAGCTGA
- the CNDP1 gene encoding beta-Ala-His dipeptidase isoform X2, protein MLPFGANASEKLVEDLFHYIDTHQDDFVQNLKDWLAVPSDSSDPQLREELIRMVQMTAERIRTLGAAVQLVDMGFETLHGGQTIQFPPAILAELGNDTNKATVCFYGHVDVQPAKKADGWKTDPYTLTEVNGNLYGRGATDNKGPVLAWIHAIDSYIALKKDIPVNLKFIIEGVEETGSPGLEELLKGNEAFFSDVDYIVISDNVWLSRKPALTYGTRGNAYFFVEVESGKKDLHSGTFGGIIHESMRDMVNLLASLVDTSGHILVPGIYDDVAPLTEEENKLYESIDFDLEEHKNNTEVNTFLYNTKEEILQHMWRYPSLSIHGIEGAFDGIGTKTVIPSKVIGKFSIRQVPNMHIPVVEKLVKKHLEDVFAKLKSPNKLTVSLEIGAMPWVANVDDLQYEAAKIAIRKVFGVTPDMIRDGSTIPLARIFQDLTKKKVMMLPIGGADDGEHSQNEKISRTNYIQGTKLFASFFLELSKLHEDLKTKSSPKKEKISQLIGS, encoded by the exons ATGCTGCCGTTTGGAGCCAATGCTTCTGAAAAATTGGTAGAAGATCTTTTCCATTACATTGACACACACCAAGATGATTTCGTTCAG AATCTTAAAGACTGGTTGGCTGTTCCTAGTGATTCCAGTGATCCACAATTACGTGAAGAATTAATTAGAATGGTCCAAATGACTGCTGAAAGGATTCGCACTTTAGGGGCGGCTGTGCAGCTAGTAGACATGGGATTTGAGACT CTTCATGGTGGACAAACAATCCAGTTTCCTCCAGCAATTCTGGCTGAGTTGGGAAATGACACCAATAAGGCAACTGTTTGTTTTTACGGACATGTGGACGTTCAGCCTGCAAAGAAGGCAGATGGATGGAAGACTGATCCTTACACTTTGACTGAAGTTAATG GAAACTTGTATGGACGAGGAGCAACAGACAACAAAGGCCCTGTTCTAGCCTGGATACATGCTATAGACTCATATATAGCCCTGAAAAAG GATATCCCTGTAAATTTGAAGTTCATCATAGAAGGAGTAGAGGAAACAGGTTCTCCTGGTTTAGAGGAGCTACTTAAAGGAAATGAGGCGTTCTTTTCAGATGTCGACTATATCGTTATTTCTGATAATGTATGGCTTAGCCGGAAACCTGCACTTACATATGGAACAAGAGGAAATGCATATTTCTTTGTGGAG GTGGAAAGTGGAAAGAAGGATTTACATTCCGGGACTTTTGGAGGCATTATCCATGAATCAATGAGAGACATGGTAAATCTTTTAG CCAGCCTTGTAGATACATCTGGACACATCCTTGTCCCTGGGATTTATGATGATGTTGCCCCATTAACCGAAGAAGAGAATAAACTGTATGAAAGTATAGATTTTGATCTTGAAGAACACAAAAACAACACAGAAGTAAACACATTTTTATACAACACTAAG GAAGAGATTCTACAGCACATGTGGAGATACCCCAGCCTTTCCATCCATGGAATTGAAGGAGCATTTGATGGAATTGGGACCAAAACTGTCATACCTTCAAAAGTTATTGGAAAGTTTTCAATTCGACAAGTTCCAAATATGCATATTCCCGTAGTAGAAAAGCTG GTGAAGAAGCATCTGGAAGATGTATTTGCTAAATTAAAAAGCCCTAACAAGCTTACAGTGTCATTGGAAATTGGAGCAATGCCATGGGTGGCGAATGTGGATGATCTTCAGTATGAAGCAGCTAAAATTGCAATAAGAAAAG TGTTTggtgttacaccagatatgatcAGAGATGGCTCAACTATTCCACTGGCACGAATCTTTCAAGATCTGACTAAAAAGAAAGTAATGATGCTTCCTATCGGCGGTGCAGATGATGGAGAACACtcacaaaatgaaaaaataagcAG AACTAATTATATACAGGGGACCAAATTATTTGCATCATTTTTCTTGGAATTGTCAAAACTTCATGAAGATTTAAAGACAAAATCAAGTCCCAAGAAAGAAAAAATTTCTCAGCTTATTGGGAGCTGA